TCTTTTGAAGCCGGCGACCGCGCGCTCGAGGAAATGCACGAGGCCGGAGCAATTCTGGTCTAGAACCGCCAGAAACCACAAAAGGTGGCCACCTCCCCGAGAGGGGGATAGCCACCGTTTTAAGATTTCTTCTAGATCTAGCGCTCAGAGAGCAGTCGCTGGATTTCCTTCAGGTCGTTGGCCTTCTTGCGACCACGAACAACGCTAAACACCACTGCGCCAACAACTACGGCGGCGACGCCGAGCAGAACCTTTTGAACGTTTGGCTCCTGAAGCTTTGCGGTTGCTTGGTTCTTTGCATCGTCGACAAGATTGGCAGGCTTGCTGCGATCAGCTAGCTCGTCGAGGGTGGAAGCCAACTGACGGCGGGTGCGCTCAATATCGCGCTGGATGTCTTCAATGTTGCGTGCCACTGCGCTACTCCTGATTGGTGTATCTGTGATCAACTAAAAATTTAACGCGTCATGAAAACCCGTTACTGGGAGTCCATATTACTGAACACTTGCGCGCGAGGTGCACCAGTCCCCGAATTCACCCCATATGCAAGGTATCTACATCGAAGAGCACCGGCTATTGTGGAGTGCATGACTGAAGTGAAGCGCCTTGACGTTGGAGATACCCCACCCGGATTTTCATTGCCTAATGATTCGGGTTCGACCACCTCACTTGATGATTTCGCGGGAAAGCAAGTTCTAGTGTACTTCTACCCCAAGGCCAACACCCCAGGTTGCACCAAGGAAGCATGCGATTTCCGCGATTCTTTGAGCAACCTCAACGACCTGGACATTGCCGTTGTTGGCATTTCTCCGGATCCAGTGGACAAGCTGGTGAAGTTCCGTGAGGACCATGAGCTGAACTTCCCTCTTCTTTCCGATGAAGATAAGTCTGTGATGACCGCGTGGGGTGCGTTTGGTGAGAAGAAGAATTACGGCAAGATTGTTCAAGGAGTCATTCGTTCCACATTCCTCATCAATGCTGACGGCACTGTTGGCATGGCGAAGTACAATGTTCGTGCAACTGGTCACGTGGAACGCATCGTCCGCGAAATCACTGCGGCGTAAACCAGCTTAAAAACCTTATGACATCAGACAAAGACACTGAACAATTGGAAGCGGCAGGCACTGAGATTTTGATGCCTCGTCGCCGTCCGGCACAGCAGCGCAGTCGTGAACGATTCAACCGAATCCTCACCGCTGCGCGTTCAGTGCTTGTCGATCTAGGATTTGAATCCTTCACGTTTGATGAAGTCGCTAAGCGTGCAGAGGTTCCGATCGGCACGCTGTACCAATTCTTCGCCAATAAATATGTGCTGATCTGCGAATTGGATCGTGAGGATACTGCGGAAGCTGTCGCGGAGTTGAAGAAATTCTCCGATCAGGTTCCCGCGTTGCAGTGGCCGGATATCCTCGATGAATTCATTGAGCACTTGGCAAGGCTGTGGCGCGATGATCCGTCTCGGCGGGCCGTGTGGCATGCCATCCAGTCCACACCGGCAACTCGTGCGACAGCTGCCGCGACGGAAAAAGAGATGCTGGAAATCATCGCGGAAGTTATGCGCCCGCTTGCCCGCGGTGCCGGCTACGAGGAGCGCATGTCACTGGCCGGACTGCTGGTGCACACGGTAAGTTCCCTGCTCAACTATGCCGTGCGCGATGTCAACAATTCCGAAGAGGACTTCGACAGCGTCGTAGAAGAAATCAAACGAATGCTGATTTCTTACCTCTTCTCTGTGGCTACTGGATAGTCAACACGCACGTCGCCACCGCGTAGTCGCCGTCGTGGCTAATGCTCAAGCTGCTGGAAAATTCCCCGATGGATTCCCGCACTACTGTGGCCAATCCGGGTGCCAATTCGATCGCGACGCGCCCCCACGCGTCTGCGCGAACTTCGATATCCCGCCACACCACGGCTTCTTCGGCAATCACGGGTGGCTGGCCATAAATGGCCTGTGACCAGGCCTTAATAAAGGATTCTTTTGCCGCCCACCGCCCCGCCAAATGCTCGGCGTAGCGGCTTCCCTGGCGTTCATTTGCTTTACGACGCTCCCCTGCGGAAAACACCTCCATGAAGGAACTTCCCGGCTGTGCAAGCTGCTCTGCGAACGCCGAAATGTGAACGAGGTCGGTTCCAATGCTGATCATGCGACCAAGCTTAGCGGGCTGGCCTCTTTACAAAGAAGCCCACGATCAGTGCAAAGACTGCCACGCACGCTGAGGCAAAGAATGCAGAGTTGGCGCCGTCGGCGAGGGCGGTTTGTTGGGTTGCGCCGTCGATAAGCGCGTTGTTGCTGACGGTGGAATAAACCGCAATCATGACCGCGGTGCCTGCTGCGCCAGCGAGCTGTTGGAGGGTGTTGAGGATCGCGGAACCGTGGCCGTACATATAGTCGGGGACGGATGCGAGGGCGACTGTCATCAGTGGGGTGAACAGCAGCGCAAGGCCAATGGAGAACACGATGTGTACGCCGATGATAAACCAAACGTTGGCGAACTCATCGACAGTGGACAGCGCAAAGAGGGAGATCACAACGAGTGACATACCGCCGATCACGAGCCCGCGTGGACCATGACGATCATAAATTCGACCCACAAATGGCGACAGCACACCTTCCAAAAGACCACCTGGCAACAGCACTAGACCCGCTACCAAGGCGGTGACCATCAAGGATCCCTGCAGGTAGAGCGGCAGCGTATTCATGACACCGAGCAGCGCACCGAACAGAGTGAGAAGCACGACCAGCGGAATGGTGTACTCACGAATCGCCAACGGACGCAGATCCAACAGCGCTCTATCCTGCTTGCCCATGGCAATCTGGCGCCACACAAACGCCACTAGCGCAATGATGCCGACAGCCAACACTACCAACGCACTTCTGTTACCTTCCAAAATGATGCCAATCGAGCTCAAGGCGTACACAAGGCCACCGAAAGCCACGGCAGAAATCAGGAAGGAAATGACATCCAGAGGAGTCTTTTTAGGCTCACTGATATTGGTCAGACGCAGCGTACCGATCAGGCTTGCCACAAACACCAACGGAACCATGACCCAAAAAATCGCATGCCAAGAAGACAAGCTGAGTACGGAACCAGCCACACTAGGGCCAAGCGCAGGACCAACGGCCATCACGACCGCAATCAAACCCATCACAGCGCCGCGGCGCTCTGGAGGAACAACGGTCATCGCGACAGTCATCAGCAGTGGCATGATCACAGCAGTACCAATCGCCTGGGCGACACGGGCTGCCAGCATAATCGCAAAAGTAGGAGACAACGCAGCCGTCACAGTGCCGATTAGGAAGACCACCGTGGCGAAAATAAACACACTACGAGTGGTAAATCGTTCCAACATCCAACCAGTAGCTGGAAGAACCACAGCCATGGTCAGCATAAAACCAGTGAGCAACCACTGCGCGGTATTCGCCTCAATGTCAAAGTCCGCCATGATCGACGGCAATGCGACTGCCAGTGTGGTCTCATTCAACATCATGACAAAGGCTGTAAAAACTAACACAGCCAAGATGATGACTACGTTTCTCGGGATCCCAACCTGCTCTGCGGTGGAATCGCTGGAGGTGGGATTGCTGGAGGAAGACAAGGCTCCAGCTCCTTTCTCGAATCAAAGGGCGCTATCGCGAGGTAAATGCGTACCGCCCCCAGTTCCTGCACAACGCAGAAAACGGGGGGCGGATACTTGCCTAAGAAACATTATCAACATTTGGCACATGCACATGTTCTTGTGTGTGATTTCACTGGCAGTGGTCTTTGTGAGGTCCCTCTTCATCCTCGAACGTTCAGAGAGACTAGGTATCTGCCAAATAGATATCAAGGCAAAGCACTAATGGCTGTCGACTCAAAACTTCCAAAATGGTCGTTATTGTGAGCACATTGGTGTCCAATCTGGATCTATCGACATAAAAGTATCGATCACGATATATGATCCGCCTTGCCGTTCTATCCTACTTTCATAAGCCGTCTGATCAAAACCTGTCAATTCTAGTTTCTCTGAAATACACGTTGGATCATCCAAGTCAATCGCATAAACACTTTGATCTTGCGCACCGTTAGGAGGCTGGACAACTATATACGCAACGTCTGAATCAAAAGTTACTGAAACGGGATTATCACCATTCAATTCTAATGCATGTGAATAGACAAGGTTTCCTTTAGGAACATTGATACGCGTTAGTATCCCTGAAGAATTGAAAGCAACGTAGTCCTCTTCAAAGACGTAATCAAAACGACCTCGATCGGCAATTGCAAATGGGGGCAGAATACTCATAACCTCAGGCTTTGAACTGTCTGTTACTTTCAGAATTTCTCCACTGTCTTGCCCTAGATCAATATAGGCATTTTCATTACTACAGTGAAGGATAGTCGCAGATCCTGGCCTATTT
The window above is part of the Corynebacterium deserti GIMN1.010 genome. Proteins encoded here:
- a CDS encoding DUF3618 domain-containing protein — its product is MARNIEDIQRDIERTRRQLASTLDELADRSKPANLVDDAKNQATAKLQEPNVQKVLLGVAAVVVGAVVFSVVRGRKKANDLKEIQRLLSER
- the bcp gene encoding thioredoxin-dependent thiol peroxidase, which codes for MTEVKRLDVGDTPPGFSLPNDSGSTTSLDDFAGKQVLVYFYPKANTPGCTKEACDFRDSLSNLNDLDIAVVGISPDPVDKLVKFREDHELNFPLLSDEDKSVMTAWGAFGEKKNYGKIVQGVIRSTFLINADGTVGMAKYNVRATGHVERIVREITAA
- a CDS encoding TetR/AcrR family transcriptional regulator, with amino-acid sequence MTSDKDTEQLEAAGTEILMPRRRPAQQRSRERFNRILTAARSVLVDLGFESFTFDEVAKRAEVPIGTLYQFFANKYVLICELDREDTAEAVAELKKFSDQVPALQWPDILDEFIEHLARLWRDDPSRRAVWHAIQSTPATRATAAATEKEMLEIIAEVMRPLARGAGYEERMSLAGLLVHTVSSLLNYAVRDVNNSEEDFDSVVEEIKRMLISYLFSVATG
- the acpS gene encoding holo-ACP synthase AcpS, which produces MISIGTDLVHISAFAEQLAQPGSSFMEVFSAGERRKANERQGSRYAEHLAGRWAAKESFIKAWSQAIYGQPPVIAEEAVVWRDIEVRADAWGRVAIELAPGLATVVRESIGEFSSSLSISHDGDYAVATCVLTIQ
- a CDS encoding DHA2 family efflux MFS transporter permease subunit — translated: MSSSSNPTSSDSTAEQVGIPRNVVIILAVLVFTAFVMMLNETTLAVALPSIMADFDIEANTAQWLLTGFMLTMAVVLPATGWMLERFTTRSVFIFATVVFLIGTVTAALSPTFAIMLAARVAQAIGTAVIMPLLMTVAMTVVPPERRGAVMGLIAVVMAVGPALGPSVAGSVLSLSSWHAIFWVMVPLVFVASLIGTLRLTNISEPKKTPLDVISFLISAVAFGGLVYALSSIGIILEGNRSALVVLAVGIIALVAFVWRQIAMGKQDRALLDLRPLAIREYTIPLVVLLTLFGALLGVMNTLPLYLQGSLMVTALVAGLVLLPGGLLEGVLSPFVGRIYDRHGPRGLVIGGMSLVVISLFALSTVDEFANVWFIIGVHIVFSIGLALLFTPLMTVALASVPDYMYGHGSAILNTLQQLAGAAGTAVMIAVYSTVSNNALIDGATQQTALADGANSAFFASACVAVFALIVGFFVKRPAR